The following are from one region of the Parafrankia discariae genome:
- a CDS encoding shikimate dehydrogenase family protein: protein MTGPGRRSATLAEPDPARREPTRPREITGTTRLYAVVGDPVEQVQAPMLVNPVFTEAGLDAVLVPVHARPRDFPTVLAGLCAMANLDGILITIPHKVAAAELADVRSPAARISGSANALRREPDGRWLADNFDGAGFVRGLARAGHRVAGARVHLAGAGGAGSAIAVALLEAGCADLALHDPDTARSGELLGRLEPPWPGRASAAAATPAREVDLIVNATPLGLRPADPLPFDPAALPAGCVVADIIMKPARTRLLRAAAERGLPTHPGIHMLAEQVDLYRAFFGLPDTR from the coding sequence ATGACCGGCCCGGGTCGAAGGTCCGCGACGCTGGCCGAACCGGATCCGGCCCGGCGGGAGCCGACACGACCCCGGGAGATCACCGGAACGACCCGGCTGTACGCCGTCGTCGGTGACCCGGTCGAGCAGGTCCAGGCGCCGATGCTGGTGAATCCGGTGTTCACCGAGGCGGGCCTGGACGCCGTGCTGGTGCCCGTGCACGCCCGTCCGCGTGACTTCCCGACCGTGCTGGCCGGGCTGTGCGCCATGGCCAATCTGGATGGCATCCTGATCACGATCCCGCACAAGGTCGCCGCGGCGGAGCTGGCGGACGTCCGCTCCCCCGCGGCGCGGATCAGCGGCAGCGCGAACGCCCTGCGCCGCGAGCCGGACGGGCGGTGGCTGGCCGACAACTTCGACGGTGCCGGTTTCGTCCGCGGTCTGGCCCGCGCGGGGCATCGCGTGGCGGGGGCCAGGGTCCACCTGGCCGGTGCGGGCGGGGCCGGCAGCGCGATCGCGGTGGCACTGCTCGAGGCCGGCTGCGCGGACCTGGCCCTCCACGATCCCGACACCGCCCGTTCGGGCGAGCTGCTGGGACGGCTGGAGCCGCCCTGGCCCGGTCGGGCGAGTGCGGCGGCGGCCACGCCGGCCCGGGAGGTCGATCTGATCGTGAACGCCACCCCGCTCGGGCTGCGCCCGGCCGACCCGCTGCCGTTCGACCCCGCGGCGCTGCCGGCGGGCTGCGTCGTGGCGGACATCATCATGAAGCCGGCGCGTACCCGGCTGCTGCGGGCGGCGGCCGAGCGCGGCCTGCCCACCCATCCGGGTATCCACATGCTGGCCGAGCAGGTCGACCTGTACCGCGCCTTCTTCGGCCTGCCGGACACGCGGTGA
- a CDS encoding DegT/DnrJ/EryC1/StrS family aminotransferase, with protein MSDSRRPAPEFPAWPQFDGAERDGLIRALEQGQWWRMGGGEVDAFEREFAEYHGSRYALAVTNGTHALELALQVLGVGPGTEVIVPGFTFISSSQAAQRLGAVAVPVDVDLDTYCIDPAAVEAAITPRTKAIMPVHMAGHLSDMDALAKISANSGVAIIQDAAHAHGTRWQGRKVGEHGSVAAFSFQNGKLMTAGEGGAVTFPDAELYEQAFLRHSCGRPRTDRRYFHQTSGSNFRMNEFSASVLRAQLARLGGQIDTREQRWPVLAGLLAEIPGVVPQGRDPRCDRNSHYMAMFRLPGVGEERRNALVDALIERGLPAFAAFRSIYRSDGFWETGAPDETVDQIAARCPNVEALSADGIWLHHRTLLGTEEQMHDIAAIVAETLADA; from the coding sequence ATGAGCGACAGTCGACGCCCGGCGCCCGAGTTTCCCGCCTGGCCGCAGTTCGACGGCGCGGAACGTGACGGACTGATCCGCGCACTGGAACAAGGTCAGTGGTGGCGCATGGGCGGTGGCGAGGTCGACGCCTTCGAGCGGGAGTTCGCCGAGTACCACGGCTCGCGCTACGCCCTCGCGGTGACGAACGGCACCCACGCGCTTGAGCTGGCGCTGCAGGTGCTCGGGGTCGGCCCCGGCACGGAGGTCATCGTCCCCGGGTTCACGTTCATCTCGTCGTCGCAGGCCGCCCAGCGGCTCGGCGCCGTCGCCGTCCCGGTCGACGTCGACCTCGACACGTACTGCATCGACCCGGCGGCGGTGGAGGCCGCGATCACGCCGCGGACGAAGGCGATCATGCCGGTGCACATGGCCGGCCACCTCTCGGACATGGACGCGCTCGCCAAGATCTCCGCGAACTCCGGTGTCGCGATCATCCAGGACGCCGCACACGCCCACGGCACCCGGTGGCAGGGCCGCAAGGTCGGCGAGCACGGCAGCGTCGCGGCCTTCAGCTTCCAGAACGGCAAGCTGATGACGGCCGGCGAGGGCGGCGCGGTGACCTTCCCGGACGCCGAGCTGTACGAGCAGGCGTTCCTGCGGCACAGCTGCGGCCGTCCGCGCACGGACCGCCGTTACTTCCACCAGACGTCCGGCTCGAACTTCCGGATGAACGAGTTCTCGGCGTCCGTGCTGCGCGCGCAGCTCGCCCGGCTCGGCGGACAGATCGACACCCGGGAGCAGCGCTGGCCGGTGCTGGCCGGCCTGCTGGCCGAGATCCCCGGTGTGGTCCCGCAGGGCCGCGACCCGCGCTGTGACCGCAACTCGCACTACATGGCGATGTTCCGGCTGCCCGGCGTCGGCGAGGAGCGGCGCAACGCCCTCGTCGACGCGCTGATCGAGCGCGGCCTGCCGGCGTTCGCGGCGTTCCGCTCGATCTACCGCTCGGACGGCTTCTGGGAGACCGGCGCGCCCGACGAGACCGTGGACCAGATCGCCGCGCGCTGCCCGAACGTCGAGGCGCTGAGCGCGGACGGCATCTGGCTGCACCACCGCACGCTGCTCGGCACCGAGGAGCAGATGCACGACATCGCGGCGATCGTCGCCGAGACGCTGGCGGACGCGTGA
- a CDS encoding ROK family protein: MSPVDVAGPAGHAGAIGHLGIDVGGTKVALRLVPVGGAPREASFRWSTGVPAETDLRDLGAGVAALLGEWGGRLVGVGVAMPATVDPSGRVSTWPSRPSWTGLDLGRAVRELAMGAPVALGDDGDLAALAEADHADSANLIYVGVGTGIGGGIVLDGRLCPGTARGSCEIGHLIVALDGPRCRCGRDGCLQALASGPATLRRATELRAATRPDGTTRPHAPDEPHAPGEPGAAAEPAAAEPVTAEPVTAEVTYPELREAWLAGAGWARAAVGATARAIAGTLVGLTELVRPDLAVVGGGFADGLPGFVDTITEQARTMARPGHPPVSVRAAALGGLSSLAGAVILARHAEAERGDDRDRAG, translated from the coding sequence GTGAGCCCCGTCGACGTGGCCGGCCCGGCCGGCCACGCCGGCGCGATCGGACATCTCGGCATCGACGTCGGTGGCACCAAGGTCGCGCTGCGGCTGGTGCCGGTCGGCGGTGCGCCCCGCGAGGCGAGCTTCCGGTGGTCGACGGGCGTGCCGGCCGAGACCGACCTGCGCGACCTCGGGGCGGGCGTGGCGGCGCTGCTCGGCGAGTGGGGCGGACGGCTGGTCGGCGTCGGCGTCGCGATGCCGGCCACGGTCGACCCGTCCGGTCGGGTCAGTACCTGGCCGAGCCGACCGTCGTGGACGGGTCTGGACCTCGGGCGGGCGGTGCGGGAGCTCGCCATGGGCGCGCCGGTGGCGCTCGGCGACGACGGCGACCTCGCCGCACTCGCCGAAGCGGACCATGCCGACAGCGCGAACCTGATCTACGTGGGGGTCGGCACGGGCATCGGCGGTGGCATCGTGCTCGACGGCCGGCTCTGCCCCGGCACCGCACGCGGCTCGTGCGAGATCGGCCATCTCATCGTGGCGCTGGACGGGCCGCGGTGCCGGTGCGGGCGGGACGGCTGCCTGCAGGCCCTCGCCTCCGGACCGGCCACGCTGCGCCGGGCCACCGAGCTACGCGCCGCCACCCGACCGGACGGCACCACCCGACCGCACGCGCCCGACGAACCGCACGCGCCAGGCGAACCGGGCGCGGCTGCCGAACCCGCGGCTGCCGAACCTGTGACTGCCGAGCCTGTGACTGCCGAGGTGACCTATCCGGAGCTGCGCGAGGCCTGGTTGGCGGGTGCGGGCTGGGCCCGCGCCGCGGTCGGGGCCACAGCGCGCGCGATCGCGGGCACGCTGGTCGGGCTGACCGAGCTGGTGCGGCCGGATCTCGCGGTGGTCGGCGGCGGCTTCGCGGACGGGCTACCCGGGTTCGTCGACACGATCACCGAACAGGCCCGGACGATGGCCCGACCGGGCCATCCGCCGGTGTCCGTCCGGGCGGCGGCGCTGGGCGGCCTGTCCTCGCTGGCGGGCGCGGTGATCCTCGCCCGGCACGCCGAGGCGGAACGCGGCGACGACCGCGACCGGGCCGGCTGA
- a CDS encoding HAD-IA family hydrolase, with protein MVTHAIVFDLDGVIVDSHAVMREAFMIAYAEVVGEGPAPFEEYNRHLGRYFPDIMRIMGLPLEMEEPFVRESYRLSRKVMLFEGVRELLGDLRERGLRLAVATGKSGPRARALLGELEIVDYFERVIGSDEVANPKPAPDIVLLALDVLGAAPGEAMMIGDAVTDIQSARGAGVRAVAAMWGETDEAELLAAGPDSVLRSPRELLGLLGDHRVG; from the coding sequence ATGGTCACTCACGCGATCGTCTTCGACCTTGACGGTGTGATCGTCGACAGCCACGCCGTCATGCGCGAGGCATTCATGATCGCCTACGCCGAGGTGGTCGGGGAAGGCCCCGCACCGTTCGAGGAGTACAACCGCCACCTCGGTCGGTACTTCCCGGACATCATGCGGATCATGGGCCTGCCGCTCGAGATGGAGGAGCCCTTCGTCCGGGAGAGCTACCGGCTCTCCCGGAAGGTCATGCTCTTCGAAGGCGTCCGCGAGCTGCTGGGCGACCTGCGTGAACGCGGCCTGCGGCTGGCGGTGGCGACCGGCAAGAGCGGCCCGCGGGCCCGCGCGCTGCTCGGTGAGCTGGAGATCGTCGACTACTTCGAGCGGGTCATCGGGTCCGACGAGGTGGCGAACCCCAAGCCGGCCCCGGACATCGTCCTGCTCGCCCTCGACGTGCTCGGTGCCGCGCCCGGCGAGGCGATGATGATCGGCGACGCGGTGACCGACATCCAGAGTGCCCGCGGCGCCGGGGTGCGGGCGGTCGCCGCCATGTGGGGGGAGACCGACGAGGCCGAGCTGTTGGCGGCCGGCCCCGACTCGGTGCTGCGCTCACCGCGCGAACTCCTCGGCCTGCTCGGCGACCACCGGGTGGGGTGA
- a CDS encoding Gfo/Idh/MocA family protein, giving the protein MRVAVVGLGWAGRSIWLPRLRDHAGYDVVALVDPDAAARAELAAALSAQTPVGLFDHPDALRRAEVDLAVVAVPNHLHSSVAARLLNAGVPVFLEKPVCLSTAEADTLAAAELAGGAMLLAGSASRFRADTRALYELAGRLGEIRHVDVSWVRARGVPDAGGWFTQRSLAGGGALVDLGWHLLDAVAPFVGTDGFTQAVGTVSSDFVANAAWGAAWRHEDADQSRAGGDVEDTVRAFLVAGNGVSVSLRASWASHQALDATVIRVEGSAGTAELRCTFGFSPNRHPASTLTWTKDGVASAVDVVTEPIGAEYRRQLDELPGLLADAGQHGRAVAQARSTIAAIERVYASARPRNHAIPAARAGL; this is encoded by the coding sequence GTGCGTGTCGCCGTGGTCGGGCTCGGCTGGGCCGGGCGGTCGATCTGGCTACCCCGGCTGCGTGACCACGCGGGGTACGACGTGGTCGCGCTGGTCGACCCCGACGCGGCGGCCCGGGCCGAGCTGGCCGCGGCGCTGTCCGCGCAGACACCGGTCGGGCTGTTCGACCACCCGGACGCGCTGCGTCGGGCAGAGGTGGACCTCGCCGTGGTGGCCGTCCCCAACCATCTGCACAGCTCTGTAGCCGCACGGTTGCTAAACGCCGGGGTTCCGGTCTTCCTGGAGAAGCCCGTCTGCCTCAGCACCGCCGAGGCCGACACCCTGGCCGCCGCCGAGCTGGCCGGCGGGGCGATGCTGCTGGCCGGCAGCGCGTCCCGTTTCCGGGCGGACACCCGCGCCCTCTACGAGCTCGCCGGGCGGCTCGGTGAGATCCGGCATGTGGACGTCTCGTGGGTGCGCGCCCGCGGTGTCCCCGACGCCGGCGGCTGGTTCACCCAGCGCAGCCTCGCCGGCGGCGGGGCGCTGGTCGACCTCGGCTGGCACCTGCTCGACGCGGTCGCGCCGTTCGTCGGCACCGACGGCTTCACCCAGGCCGTCGGGACCGTCTCCAGCGACTTCGTCGCCAACGCCGCCTGGGGCGCGGCCTGGCGACACGAGGACGCCGACCAGTCCCGGGCCGGAGGCGACGTGGAGGACACCGTCCGCGCGTTCCTCGTCGCGGGCAATGGTGTGTCGGTGTCGCTGCGCGCGAGCTGGGCGTCCCACCAGGCGCTCGACGCGACGGTGATCCGGGTCGAGGGCAGCGCCGGCACGGCCGAGCTGCGCTGCACCTTCGGCTTCAGCCCGAACCGGCATCCCGCGTCCACGCTGACCTGGACGAAGGATGGCGTGGCCAGCGCCGTCGACGTCGTCACCGAGCCGATCGGCGCCGAGTACCGCCGTCAGCTCGACGAGCTTCCGGGGCTGCTCGCCGACGCCGGGCAGCACGGCCGGGCGGTCGCCCAGGCCCGGTCGACGATCGCCGCCATCGAGCGGGTCTACGCCTCCGCGCGGCCCCGCAACCACGCCATCCCGGCCGCCCGGGCCGGGCTCTGA
- a CDS encoding 3-dehydroquinate synthase family protein encodes MTAPSETLGHGDRAGGPGTHRVWVELGDRGYPVDIGPGVRRALPEVVARIGASRVVIVSARPEDDAVPDPGVPALRVAARDGEPDKNLANVQGLCERFAAFGLTRTDAVVSCGGGTTTDVVGLAAALYHRGIAVIHLPTSLLAQVDASVGGKTAVNLPAGKNLVGAYWQPSAVLCDTDYLATLPARERTNGYGEIARAHFIGAGDLRGRPVEEQIARSVALKASVVARDERDSGLRHILNYGHTLGHALEIVTGFEMRHGEGVAVGTVFAGRLAAALGLIDDRRADEHLEVVSHYGLPTALPAGADAAALVAVMRLDKKSTNTGGSANTGLAFVLDSADGPRLVPDVPADLVVATLGTMDREAA; translated from the coding sequence ATGACGGCACCGTCCGAGACACTCGGGCACGGCGACCGTGCCGGCGGACCCGGGACGCACCGGGTGTGGGTCGAGCTCGGCGACCGCGGCTATCCCGTCGACATCGGACCGGGCGTCCGGCGCGCGCTTCCGGAGGTCGTCGCCCGGATCGGCGCGTCCCGGGTCGTGATCGTCTCGGCCCGGCCCGAGGACGACGCGGTGCCCGACCCGGGGGTTCCGGCGCTGCGGGTCGCCGCCCGCGACGGCGAGCCGGACAAGAACCTGGCCAACGTCCAGGGGCTCTGCGAGCGGTTCGCGGCGTTCGGCCTGACCCGCACGGACGCGGTGGTGTCCTGCGGCGGCGGGACCACAACCGATGTCGTCGGCCTCGCGGCGGCGCTCTACCATCGCGGGATCGCGGTGATCCACCTTCCGACGTCGCTGCTGGCGCAGGTCGACGCGAGCGTCGGCGGCAAGACGGCGGTGAACCTGCCCGCCGGCAAGAACCTGGTCGGCGCGTACTGGCAGCCCAGCGCGGTGCTGTGCGACACCGACTACCTGGCGACGCTGCCCGCCCGCGAGCGGACGAACGGCTACGGCGAGATCGCCCGAGCGCACTTCATCGGCGCCGGCGACCTGCGGGGACGTCCGGTCGAGGAACAGATCGCGCGCAGCGTGGCGCTCAAGGCCTCGGTCGTGGCCCGCGACGAGCGCGACTCCGGCCTGCGCCACATCCTCAACTACGGCCACACCCTGGGTCACGCGCTGGAGATCGTCACCGGCTTCGAGATGCGGCACGGCGAGGGCGTCGCGGTCGGGACGGTCTTCGCCGGCCGGCTCGCCGCCGCGCTGGGTCTGATCGACGACCGGCGCGCCGACGAACACCTCGAGGTGGTCTCGCACTACGGGTTGCCGACGGCGCTGCCCGCCGGGGCCGACGCGGCGGCGCTCGTCGCCGTCATGCGGCTGGACAAGAAGTCCACGAACACCGGTGGGTCCGCGAACACCGGCCTCGCCTTCGTCCTCGACTCCGCGGACGGCCCTCGGCTCGTGCCCGACGTCCCGGCCGATCTGGTGGTCGCGACGCTGGGCACGATGGATCGCGAGGCGGCATGA
- a CDS encoding type II 3-dehydroquinate dehydratase codes for MSNLLLLNGPNLGILGRRQPEIYGTATLRDIEEAMAERVAARGWKIVSIQRESEGELIHAIQDNYDSVGAVVNPGALMVAGWSLRDALANYPRPWIEVHLSNVWARESFRHESVISPLAAGIIAGLGPLGYELAADALMKTVTAS; via the coding sequence GTGAGCAATCTTCTCCTGCTGAACGGCCCGAACCTGGGGATTCTTGGCAGGCGTCAGCCCGAGATCTACGGAACGGCCACACTCCGCGACATTGAGGAGGCGATGGCCGAGCGCGTCGCCGCCCGGGGCTGGAAGATCGTGTCGATCCAGCGCGAGTCCGAGGGTGAGCTGATCCATGCCATCCAGGACAACTACGACTCCGTGGGCGCGGTCGTCAACCCGGGCGCGCTCATGGTCGCCGGCTGGAGCCTGCGCGACGCGCTGGCCAACTACCCGCGGCCGTGGATCGAGGTGCACCTGTCGAACGTGTGGGCACGCGAATCGTTCAGGCACGAATCGGTCATCTCGCCGCTGGCCGCCGGAATCATCGCCGGACTCGGCCCGCTCGGCTACGAACTGGCCGCCGACGCGCTCATGAAGACCGTCACAGCGTCCTGA